One Cervus canadensis isolate Bull #8, Minnesota chromosome 12, ASM1932006v1, whole genome shotgun sequence DNA window includes the following coding sequences:
- the LOC122451482 gene encoding LOW QUALITY PROTEIN: fasciculation and elongation protein zeta-2-like (The sequence of the model RefSeq protein was modified relative to this genomic sequence to represent the inferred CDS: deleted 2 bases in 1 codon), producing MIFLPRSNIDPYHLSSRQLESTLNSISRRGARRHWADGDWQDFYEFQEPARSLQDQENCNASPEAAAAPDRGGDGFPALACHLEEKLSLSFRPSGPGAEPPRAAVRPITECSHLQGDEIWNALTDNYENVMPVDWKSSHTGTLHLLTLNLSEKGMSDSLLFDTSDDELREQLDMHSIIVSCVNKEPLFTADQVIEEIEEMMQESPDPEDDETPTQSDRLAMPSQEIQTLKRSSTSSYEKRVKRLSVSELNELLEEIETAIKEYSEELVQQLALPDELEFEKEVKNSFISVLIEVQNKQKAHKETAKKKKKLKNDSSQNGKNERSHMPGTYLTTVIPYEKKKGPPSVEDLQILTKILRAMKEDSEKVPSLLTDYILKVMCPT from the exons atgATCTT TTTGCCTAGGAGCAACATAGACCCTTATCATCTCTCATCAAGGCAACTAGAATCAACCTTAAATTCAATATCCAGGCGGGGCGCGCGACGGCACTGGGCGGACGGGGACTGGCAGGATTTTTATGAGTTCCAGGAGCCGGCCCGAAGCCTCCAGGACCAAGAGAACTGTAACGCGAGCCCCGAGGCTGCAGCAGCGCCGGACCGGGGTGGCGACGGCTTCCCAGCGCTGGCCTGCCACTTGGAGGAGAAGCTGAGCCTGTCTTTCCGCCCCTCGGGTCCGGGTGCCGAGCCCCCGAGGGCGGCTGTGCGGCCCATCACCGAGTGCAGCCACCTGCAAGGGGACGAGATTTGGAATGCCCTGACAGATAATTACGAAAATGTAATGCCTGTAGACTGGAAGTCATCCCATACTGGGACCTTGCATTTGCTTACTCTGAATCTCTCAGAAAAAGGGATGAGTGACAGCTTGCTCTTTGATACCTCAGATGATGAGCTGAGAGAACAGTTGGATATGCATTCAATCATCGTCTCCTGCGTCAACAAGGAGCCTCTCTTCACTGCAGACCAGGTGattgaagaaattgaagaaatgaTGCAGGAATCACCAGACCCAGAAGATGATGAAACGCCTACCCAGTCAGATCGGCTTGCAATGCCTTCCCAGGAAATTCAAACTCTTAAGAGGTCTAGCACAAGCAGTTATGAAAAGAGGGTGAAAAGGCTGTCGGTATCTGAATTAAATGAGCTGCTGGAAGAAATCGAGACTGCCATCAAGGAGTACTCCGAAGAGCTGGTGCAGCAGCTGGCCCTGCCAGACGAACTGGAGTTTGAGAAAGAAGTGAAGAACAGCTTTATTTCTGTTCTCATCGAAgtgcaaaacaaacagaaagcacaCAAAgaaacagccaaaaagaaaaagaaactcaagaaCGACAGCTCTCAGAACGGGAAGAACGAGAGAAGCCACATGCCCGGCACATACTTGACAACAGTCATtccttat gaaaaaaaaaaaggaccaccGTCTGTTGAAGATCTTCAGATATTAACAAAAATTCTTCGTGCcatgaaagaggatagtgaaaaagttccAAGCTTGTTAACAGACTATATACTGAAAGTTATGTGTCCTACATAG